Proteins encoded in a region of the Triticum dicoccoides isolate Atlit2015 ecotype Zavitan chromosome 3A, WEW_v2.0, whole genome shotgun sequence genome:
- the LOC119266717 gene encoding uncharacterized protein LOC119266717 yields MGSSPAARSNPSRTGKRGDAVGGGNPPSRSAKKSSALLPKGWSGTASYRCSPHLIPQIVGLLSEEQKGFVRKIGFGSLLSMADFEINKALTLWLVGRFSCETEALEFEGGVSIPVRPLVKSILGIPSGPIPVVQSPYSHFSSTKVRKAKELAEEMCGITEEEPFCTAFMMVILAIYLAPNTTMLVNRSLLGAAQKVGNLKQMDWCGFVADYLLKGLMEFKESDAPFVLLKGCVHILSVIFIDHVKHAEFQVPNGFPRLRVVSTAHNKWVASHPFGSLLVRRLEESVYAPVLNNGNGNIVEGGECADSDTNTDALANLPATDNDQNNQHPVSAGPASLSIVVALETSAQSAGTNHLHGAMGSNPAAHANPSSNGKQGSAMDGGSPPSRSAKRPRKSGSAVYRCSPRLIPQIVELLSEEQKGFVRKIGFGSLLSMADFEMNKALTLWLVGKFSCDTNALEFGGGLSIPVRPLVKSVLGIPSGPIQVVQGLHVDYGLFSQYCSVKFKNARKLAEEMCSITEEEPFCIAFMMTILAIYLAPNTTVLVNRSFLGAAQQVSSLKQMDWCGFVADYLFKGIREFKESDAPFGCLKGCVHILSVIFIDLVKHAAFEVPNRFPRLGFVTTEHNKWVASHPFGSLLVRRLEESVYAPVLNNGNGNIVEGGECADSDTDTDALSNQSATDNDQNNQHPVSPGPGSLLIVTGLETSARSAEHIIFPRSGEQLQSAGPSSEPYSAQIPNGLEVLAAAAESRNRDSPSTMEKHDRSAKRARVEPPNSGQMVRAGEATIRMDMSLFSCRVCSHPVKPPVFQCNVGHLACGRCLAELPDEQCQMCEHGGDFSRCPVMDDVVLSSTMKCSHEGCHIYVPYHELDDHQSTCPHGPCFCTETGCSFAGAPAALLGHLAALHSVPVHKVHYGSVHQLRVSEPRFLLHAEEDDSAFLLAVGVLGMATVASVVCLRAGAYPEPRYAVKLWANGPPLPSSAAGSILLDMQAVTSIARPGEVAVEELPSFLMVPPAYLVDCGAYKEVSLDVRIDRM; encoded by the exons ATGGGTTCCAGTCCTGCTGCGCGTTCCAATCCCAGCAGGACCGGAAAGCGGGGGGATGCCGTGGGCGGTGGCAATCCACCAAGCAGATCTGCCAAGAAGTCCTCTGCTCTTCTCCCGAAGGGCTGG AGCGGGACGGCGTCGTACAGATGTTCCCCGCACCTCATCCCGCAGATTGTGGGGCTTCTCAGCGAGGAGCAGAAGGGCTTCGTCAGAAAAATCGGGTTTGGGAGCCTGCTGTCCATGGCAGACTTCGAGATTAACAAGGCCCTTACCTTGTGGCTGGTTGGCAGGTTCAGTTGTGAGACCGAGGCGCTCGAGTTTGAAGGCGGCGTGTCGATTCCGGTCAGGCCGCTCGTCAAGTCTATCCTTGGGATCCCTTCAGGCCCCATCCCAGTCGTGCAGTCTCCCTACAGTCACTTCTCTTCTACTAAAGTGAGGAAGGCAAAGGAACTGGCCGAAGAAATGTGTGGCATAACCGAGGAGGAACCCTTCTGTACAGCCTTCATGATGGTGATACTCGCGATTTATCTAGCGCCAAATACAACCATGCTTGTCAACCGGTCCTTGCTCGGAGCTGCTCAGAAGGTTGGTAACCTCAAACAGATGGACTGGTGCGGTTTCGTTGCTGACTATCTCCTCAAAGGACTCATGGAGTTCAAGGAATCCGATGCACCCTTTGTTCTTCTCAAGGGCTGTGTGCACATTCTGAGC GTCATTTTCATTGATCATGTGAAACATGCTGAATTCCAAGTACCAAACGGCTTTCCACGCTTGCGCGTTGTCAGTACAGCGCATAACAAATGGGTAGCTTCGCATCCCTTTGGTAGCTTGCTG GTACGTCGTCTAGAAGAGTCTGTCTATGCTCCTGTGCTTAATAATGGAAATGGTAACATTGTTGAAGGCGGAGAATGTGCTGATTCTGATACAAATACTGATGCTCTAGCCAATCTGCCTGCTACCGACAATGATCAAAATAACCAGCATCCGGTTTCAGCAGGTCCTGCCAGCTTGTCCATTGTTGTAGCGTTAGAGACATCAGCTCAATCTGCAGGTACAAACCATCTTCACGGGGCCATGGGTTCCAATCCTGCTGCGCATGCTAATCCCAGCAGTAACGGAAAGCAGGGGAGTGCCATGGATGGTGGTAGTCCACCAAGTAGATCTGCCAAGAGGCCCCGGAAG AGCGGGAGCGCGGTGTACAGATGTTCCCCTCGCCTCATTCCGCAGATTGTGGAGCTTCTCAGTGAGGAGCAGAAGGGCTTCGTCAGAAAAATCGGGTTTGGGAGCCTGCTGTCCATGGCGGATTTCGAGATGAACAAGGCCCTTACCCTCTGGTTGGTTGGTAAGTTCAGTTGTGATACCAATGCGCTTGAGTTTGGAGGCGGCTTATCGATTCCGGTGAGGCCACTCGTCAAGTCTGTCCTTGGGATCCCTTCGGGCCCCATCCAAGTCGTGCAGGGTCTCCATGTTGACTATGGTCTCTTCAGTCAGTACTGCTCTGTTAAATTCAAGAACGCCAGGAAATTGGCCGAGGAAATGTGCAGCATAACCGAGGAGGAACCCTTCTGTATAGCCTTCATGATGACGATACTCGCGATTTATCTAGCACCAAATACAACCGTGCTTGTCAACAGGTCCTTTCTTGGAGCTGCTCAACAGGTCAGTAGCCTCAAACAGATGGATTGGTGCGGTTTCGTTGCTGACTATCTTTTCAAAGGAATCAGGGAGTTCAAGGAATCAGATGCACCCTTTGGTTGTCTAAAGGGCTGTGTGCACATTCTGAGC GTCATTTTCATTGATCTTGTGAAACATGCTGCATTCGAAGTACCAAACCGCTTTCCACGCTTGGGCTTTGTCACTACAGAGCATAACAAATGGGTAGCTTCACATCCCTTTGGTAGCTTGCTG GTACGTCGTCTAGAAGAGTCTGTCTATGCTCCTGTGCTTAATAATGGAAATGGTAACATTGTTGAAGGCGGAGAATGTGCTGATTCTGATACAGATACTGATGCTCTGTCCAATCAGTCTGCTACCGACAATGATCAAAATAACCAGCATCCGGTTTCACCAGGTCCTGGCAGCTTGCTCATTGTTACAGGGTTAGAGACATCAGCTCGATCTGCAG AACACATTATTTTTCCAAGAAGTGGCGAGCAATTGCAGTCTGCTGGGCCTTCTTCTGAACCGTATTCTGCACAA ATTCCAAACGGGCTGGAGGTTCTTGCGGCTGCTGCCGAGAGCAGGAACAGGGATTCACCGTCGACGATGGAGAAGCATGATCGGAGCGCCAAAAGGGCAAGGGTGGAGCCGCCCAATAGTGGGCAAATGGTGCGAGCTGGAGAAGCCACCATAAGGATGGACATGAGTTTGTTTAGTTGCCGCGTCTGCTCCCACCCGGTCAAGCCCCCTGTCTTCCAG TGCAATGTCGGGCATTTAGCTTGCGGCAGATGCCTTGCGGAGCTCCCCGACGAACAGTGCCAGATGTGTGAGCACGGCGGTGACTTTAGCCGCTGTCCAGTGATGGACGACGTCGTCCTGTCGAGCACGATGAAGTGCTCCCACGAAGGCTGCCACATTTACGTCCCCTACCACGAGCTCGACGACCACCAGAGCACGTGCCCACACGGGCCCTGCTTCTGCACGGAGACCGGCTGCAGCTTCGCCGGCGCACCGGCGGCGCTCCTCGGCCATCTCGCCGCCCTGCACTCAGTGCCAGTGCACAAGGTCCACTACGGCAGTGTCCATCAGCTCCGGGTGTCGGAGCCACGGTTCCTGCTCCACGCGGAAGAGGACGACAGCGCGTTCCTCCTGGCCGTGGGCGTGCTCGGCATGGCCACC